The stretch of DNA ATCGATCTTCCAATCAAACCGGACATCGATCCCTGTCAATGGCAGCGGATGGCACATCGGGATGATGTTCGCCGTGTTTTTGGCCGCCATGATGGCCGCCACTTGGGCAACCGCGAAGACATCGCCTTTCTTGTTCGTTCCCTCCGTTATTTGGGAGTGGATCGTTTCATTGACGATGATGGAGGATTTGGCGATGGCCGTACGTGCCGTGACCGCCTTGTCCGAGACATCGACCATTTTGGCGCGTCCTTGTTCGTTGAAATGAGTAAGTTCAGACATCGTATCGCGTCCTTTCTGCTGATGGTAGTTTGTGTAGATACAGTATAACAGATGGAAGTGGGGGGATTTGCATGGTTGAATTGAGGAAGCCTATTCCGGTAGCGGAAGCTGTGCGCCGGGTGATGGATAACGTACAGCCGCTTGGGACGGAGAACGTGCCTTTGGAAGATACATACGGAAGGATCTTGGCGGAGCCAATCATTGCAAAACATGATGTCCCGCCTTTTGACCGATCGCCATACGACGGATTCGCCATTCGTGCCGAAGATTCAGCTGGGGCTTCGGGAGAGGAGCGGGTATCGTTTTCCGTAATCGGCAAAATCGGTGCGGGCCATGTGGGGGAAAAAGCGCCCGGGACGAATGAAGCCTACCG from Bacillus sp. OxB-1 encodes:
- the moaC gene encoding cyclic pyranopterin monophosphate synthase MoaC → MSELTHFNEQGRAKMVDVSDKAVTARTAIAKSSIIVNETIHSQITEGTNKKGDVFAVAQVAAIMAAKNTANIIPMCHPLPLTGIDVRFDWKIDEAAKHYEVLIQAEVKTKGLTGVEMEALTAASAAALTIYDMCKAAGKEMIIGPTMLLKKTGGKNGDFQREG